Part of the Sphingopyxis sp. 113P3 genome, GCGTTCGATAATCGCGACGGGTCGATCCGCATGGTACGCGGCCTTCGCGTCGAGAAACGGGAAATCGATGCGGCTAGCGCGCGACGCGATAACGGACGGATTGCCGACTTTGACAACAGCAAGGGCTGGATCTTTTACGATCCGCTGGGTGGGGCTGCTCCCAGCCCCGCGCGCCAGCTTGTACCTGCCACCTACGACATTGACTGGACCGCCGACATCGTTCCCTGCCTGTCGCCGGCTACGATCAATCGCGCAGAAGCTCGTTGATCCCCGTCTTGGCGCGGGTCTGCGCGTCCACGCGTTTCACGATCACCGCGCAATAGAGCGACGGCCCGGGCGTTCCGTCGGGGAGCGGCTTGCCAGGTAGCGAGCCGGGGACGACGACGGCATAGGGCGGGACTTCGCCGATGACGACCTCGCCGGTCGCGCGGTCGACGATCTTGGTCGAGGCGCCGAGATAGACACCCATCGACAGCACCGCGCCCTCGCGCACGATCACGCCCTCGGCGACTTCGGCGCGCGCGCCGATGAAGGCGCCGTCCTCGATCACGACCGGGCCAGCCTGCAAGGGTTCGAGAACGCCGCCGATCCCGGCGCCGCCCGACAGATGGACGTTCGCGCCGATCTGCGCGCAGCTTCCTACCGTCGCCCATGTGTCGATCATCGTTCCCTCGCCGACGCGGGCGCCGATATTGACGAAGCTCGGCATCAGCACCGCCCCCCTGCCGATATGCGCGCCGTGGCGCACGATCGCGCCGGGCACCGCTCGGAAGCCCGCATCGCGAAAGCGGTTCTCGCGCCAGCCCGCGAATTTGGATGGAACCTTGTCCCACCAGGTCGCGCCGTCGGGCCCGCCCTCGATGATCGCCAGGTCGTTGAGGCGGAACGAGAGCAGCACCGCCTTTTTCAGCCACTGGTTCACCTGCCATGCGCCGGCGACGTCACGCTCTGCCACGCGAAGGCTGCCGTCGTCGAGTCCCGCGAGCGCCGCCGCGACCGCCTCGCGCACTGGCCCCTGCGTCGCCACCCCCAGCGTGTCGCGGACATCCCAAGCGGCTTCGATCGTCGTCTGCAGGTCACTCGTCATGAAAATCCCCAGGGTAAAGGCAAGCTGTCGAGCCAGGCGCCGATGTCGTTGACGTGAAAGTCGACATGCTCCGGCCGGTGGTCGCGATGGCCGCTTTCGCTGCCATTGTCCAGCCACACGGTGGTCATTCCCAGCGCCTTGGCCGGGGAGAGATTGCGCGCCATATCTTCGACGAACAGGCTCTTCGCCGGGTCAATGCCGAGATGCCCGACCATCGCCGCATAGGCCGCGGCCTCGGGCTTGGGGGTATAGGCTGTGATGCGGATGTCGCAGATCCCGTCAAACAGGTCGGCGATCCCGCGCGCATCGAGCACCCGCGCGGCATAGTCGGCGTCGGCGTTGGTGAAGACAAACCGCCGCCCCGGCAAGCGCTCGAGCCCTGCGCGTAGCCGCGCATCGGGTGCGATGCGGTCGAGCGCGATCGCGTGGACGTCGGTGAGGAAATGCTCGGGATCGACGCCGTGGTGACGCATCAGCCCCGCCATCGTTGTACCATGATCGTGGAAATAACCCTTCTGCACCCGCCGAGCCTCCTCGGCATCGCAGCCGAGCAGCCGCATGATGAAGGCGCCCATGCGATCGTCGATCAGGTCGAACAGCTTCGCCGACGGCGGATAGAGCGTATTGTCGAGATCAAAGATCCAGCTGTCGATATGGTCGATGCGGGGAAACATGGCGCACCGATTAAAAGCTCGGGTCCGCTGCGGCAAGCATCAGCCGCCTAGTGCCTCGCGCAGCCGCATCCATCGGGCCAGTTTTGCGTCGAAGCCGATCGTGTGTGCGGCGCTGCTCGAGGGGAGGTCA contains:
- the dapD gene encoding 2,3,4,5-tetrahydropyridine-2,6-dicarboxylate N-succinyltransferase — its product is MTSDLQTTIEAAWDVRDTLGVATQGPVREAVAAALAGLDDGSLRVAERDVAGAWQVNQWLKKAVLLSFRLNDLAIIEGGPDGATWWDKVPSKFAGWRENRFRDAGFRAVPGAIVRHGAHIGRGAVLMPSFVNIGARVGEGTMIDTWATVGSCAQIGANVHLSGGAGIGGVLEPLQAGPVVIEDGAFIGARAEVAEGVIVREGAVLSMGVYLGASTKIVDRATGEVVIGEVPPYAVVVPGSLPGKPLPDGTPGPSLYCAVIVKRVDAQTRAKTGINELLRD
- a CDS encoding pyrimidine 5'-nucleotidase: MFPRIDHIDSWIFDLDNTLYPPSAKLFDLIDDRMGAFIMRLLGCDAEEARRVQKGYFHDHGTTMAGLMRHHGVDPEHFLTDVHAIALDRIAPDARLRAGLERLPGRRFVFTNADADYAARVLDARGIADLFDGICDIRITAYTPKPEAAAYAAMVGHLGIDPAKSLFVEDMARNLSPAKALGMTTVWLDNGSESGHRDHRPEHVDFHVNDIGAWLDSLPLPWGFS